A genomic region of Chrysiogenia bacterium contains the following coding sequences:
- a CDS encoding RecX family transcriptional regulator, producing MSLSSKPEKHPEEPEEETPSERGRRKRPTALVCAVTYLARSLVPESRLRRYLEGKEYEAAEVDEVVERLKREGFLNEKRLAESRMSELAEKRGYWGAALSARMRKDGFSDENRAHARELLESQHKPADLALSALERRYGERWWEKPERRLASYLERHGFSPAIIIPILRRRRALRREAEAGSKQGL from the coding sequence ATGAGCCTCTCATCCAAGCCAGAAAAACATCCGGAAGAGCCGGAGGAAGAAACGCCGTCGGAGCGTGGGCGGCGCAAGCGCCCGACCGCGCTTGTCTGCGCGGTGACCTATCTGGCGCGCTCGCTGGTTCCTGAATCCCGATTACGCCGCTACCTTGAAGGCAAGGAATACGAGGCCGCCGAAGTCGACGAAGTGGTCGAGCGTTTGAAGCGCGAGGGCTTTCTCAACGAAAAGCGGCTGGCCGAGTCGCGCATGAGCGAGCTGGCCGAAAAGCGCGGCTACTGGGGCGCGGCGCTCAGCGCGCGGATGCGCAAGGACGGCTTTTCGGATGAAAACCGCGCCCACGCGCGCGAGCTGCTCGAATCCCAGCACAAACCCGCGGACCTGGCCCTCTCGGCATTGGAGCGCCGCTACGGCGAGCGCTGGTGGGAAAAGCCCGAACGGCGCCTGGCCTCCTATCTGGAACGCCACGGGTTCTCGCCCGCGATCATCATCCCGATCCTCCGCCGCCGGCGCGCCCTGCGCCGCGAGGCCGAAGCGGGCTCCAAACAGGGTTTGTAG